A DNA window from Pyrus communis chromosome 3, drPyrComm1.1, whole genome shotgun sequence contains the following coding sequences:
- the LOC137729621 gene encoding serine carboxypeptidase-like 20, protein MAGGVLYLFFVPLIYTFLSILPTQSAPQSALVTQIPGFSGTLPSKHYAGYVTVDQSHGRNLFYYFVESEGKPAEVPVVLWLNGGPGCSSLDGFVYEHGPFNFEKAMTKGSLLQLQLNPYSWSKVSNIIYLDSPAGVGFSYSKNETDYETGDLKTASDSHTFLLKWFELYPEFLSNPFFIAGESYAGVYVPTLSSEVVKGIDAGITPVLNFKGYLVGNGVTDDKFDGNALVPFAHGMGLISDDLYEEVNKACGGSYIYPVNDNCESKLEEVDKNIEDLNIYDILEPCYHSTDSSKNRKVTKSGLPSSFRRLGETERPLAVRKRMFGRAWPLRAPVRDGIVPTWPELMDNESVPCINDEVATEWLNNESVRKAIHAETDFSWELCTSRIEFYHDSGSMIKYHMNLTAKGYRALIYSGDHDMCVPFTGSEAWTRSLGYKIVDEWRPWTSNGQVAGYTQGYENNLTFLTVKGSGHTVPEYKPREAFDLFSRFLAGKPQ, encoded by the exons ATGGCTGGGGGagtattatatttattttttgtgccATTAATTTACACCTTCTTGAGCATTTTGCCAACCCAATCAGCTCCTCAATCTGCACTCGTAACCCAGATTCCTGGATTCAGTGGCACTCTTCCTTCAAAACACTATGCTGG GTATGTGACAGTTGACCAGAGTCATGGGAGGAACCTGTTCTACTATTTCGTCGAATCAGAGGGGAAGCCGGCGGAGGTTCCGGTGGTTCTGTGGCTCAATGGTGGACCTGGATGCTCCAGCCTTGATGGCTTTGTTTATGAGCATG GGCCATTCAATTTTGAAAAGGCCATGACCAAGGGAAGTCTGCTCCAACTCCAACTTAATCCATATAGCTGGTCGAAG GTTTCCAACATTATATATCTGGACTCTCCTGCTGGTGTTGGATTTTCTTACTCAAAAAATGAGACTGACTATGAAACTGGGGATCTAAAGACTGCCTCTGATTCCCACACATTTCTCCTCAAG TGGTTTGAACTTTACCCTGAGTTCCTCTCCAACCCATTTTTTATTGCTGGGGAGTCATATGCCGGAGTCTACGTGCCGACACTTTCTTCTGAAGTAGTGAAAG GAATTGATGCTGGTATAACGCCTGTTCTCAACTTCAAG GGTTATCTGGTGGGAAATGGCGTTACGGATGATAAATTCGATGGTAACGCTCTTGTTCCGTTTGCACACGGGATGGGACTGATATCAGACGATCTATATGAG GAGGTTAACAAGGCGTGCGGAGGAAGCTATATTTATCCGGTGAATGATAATTGTGAGAGCAAGCTTGAAGAAGTTGACAAG AACATAGAAGATTTGAACATATATGACATTCTGGAACCATGCTATCACAGCACAGATTCGAGTAAGAACAGAAAAGTTACAAAGAGCGGATTGCCATCTAGCTTTCGACGGTTGGGTGAAACTGAAAGGCCACTTGCTGTCAGAAAAAGAATGTTTGGTCGTGCCTGGCCTCTTAGAGCTCCTGTGAGGGATGGTATTGTTCCAACTTGGCCGGAGCTGATGGATAATGAAAGTGTTCCGTGTATT AATGATGAGGTTGCTACTGAATGGTTGAACAATGAATCTGTTAGGAAGGCAATCCATGCAGAAACG GATTTTTCATGGGAATTATGCACAAGCAGAATCGAATTTTATCATGATTCTGGAAGTATGATCAAGTACCACATGAACCTCACTGCAAAGGGTTATCGGGCACTTATATATAG TGGTGATCATGATATGTGTGTTCCTTTCACTGGGAGTGAAGCATGGACTAGATCACTTGGTTATAAGATTGTGGATGAATGGAGGCCATGGACTTCGAACGGACAAGTTGCTGG GTACACGCAGGGTTATGAGAATAACCTCACCTTTCTAACTGTAAAG GGGTCTGGACATACAGTTCCGGAGTACAAACCACGAGAGGCGTTTGATTTGTTTAGCCGGTTTTTGGCTGGAAAACCACAATAA
- the LOC137728331 gene encoding uncharacterized protein: MEEDEDDHHRRQKVSHSLRIMEAVGQIAKLRRAANIGKRKERRGKDLLEDYFIPNIVFRDHVFRRRLRMQRSLFDKIMSAVCNHDPYFVQKDDAFHVLGLLPEQKITAAL, from the coding sequence atggaggaggatgaggatgatcaccatagaaggcaGAAGGTCTCACATTCCCTCCGTATCATGGAAGCtgtgggtcagatagccaaactcagacgtgcggcaaacatcggtaaaagaaaggaaagacgaggtaaagatctcttggaagattattttattcccaacatcGTTTTCCGTGATCATGTTTTCAGACGTCGTTtaagaatgcaacgaagtttgttcgacaaaatcatgagtgctgtttgcaaccatgatccatactttgtgcaaaaagatgatgcttttcatgttctaggtcttcttcctgagcaaaaaattacagCTGCCTTGTGA
- the LOC137728332 gene encoding monocopper oxidase-like protein SKU5 — MNRPAKVDTSLINGTFKGFMEIIFQNNDTTVQNYHLDGSAFFVVGMDVGVWTENSRSTYNKWDDVARCTTQVFPGSWTAILVVLDNAGIWNLRAQNLDSWYLGQEAYLSVVNRNQNENSLPDNTIYCGLLSSLQK; from the exons ATGAACAGACCTGCCAAAGTCGACACATCCCTGATTAATGGTACTTTCAAGGGTTTCATGGAAATCATCTTTCAGAACAATGACACCACTGTTCAGAACTACCATTTGGATGGCTCTGCATTTTTTGTCGTGGG TATGGATGTGGGAGTGTGGACAGAGAATAGCAGAAGCACTTACAACAAATGGGATGACGTTGCTCGCTGCACAACACAG GTCTTCCCTGGATCTTGGACAGCCATATTGGTTGTTCTTGACAATGCCGGAATTTGGAACCTTCGTGCACAGAATCTGGACTCATGGTATCTAGGCCAAGAAGCTTATTTGAGTGTCGTGAATCGCAACCAAAACGAAAATTCTTTGCCTGACAATACCATATATTGTGGACTACTTTCCTCTTTACAGAAGTAA